The following proteins come from a genomic window of Yinghuangia sp. ASG 101:
- a CDS encoding GntR family transcriptional regulator has translation MRAIPRPKQQLESPLPSYDRPSTVLPGEQLQRPSSGEQVRLYVRRLIFDAVLKQGQRVPQDAIAQALGVSRVPVREALLTLEREGWVTIVPHRGVFVNRLDEQTVWDHYELYGLFYGFGVRRAVEREGQQLAVRVEPIEKKIAKAKGPERLYEFTMAFHRAIIDAAHSPRLRAILRQMTDLVPGNFFELVPGTDVVTKEGTAAIVAAIRNNDADEANRAYATMLRRQGEQVVQLFRSRGIFDGETEDADGLPG, from the coding sequence GTGAGAGCGATCCCCCGCCCGAAGCAGCAACTCGAGTCTCCCCTTCCCTCGTACGACCGACCGAGCACGGTGCTCCCGGGCGAGCAACTCCAGCGGCCGAGCAGCGGCGAGCAGGTGCGGCTCTACGTCCGTCGGCTGATCTTCGACGCGGTACTGAAGCAAGGGCAACGCGTGCCGCAGGACGCGATCGCGCAGGCGCTCGGCGTCTCGCGTGTGCCGGTGCGGGAAGCACTGCTGACACTGGAGCGCGAGGGCTGGGTGACGATCGTCCCGCACCGCGGGGTGTTCGTGAACCGCCTCGACGAACAGACGGTGTGGGACCACTACGAGCTGTACGGCCTGTTCTACGGCTTCGGCGTACGCCGCGCCGTCGAGCGCGAAGGGCAGCAACTCGCGGTCCGGGTCGAGCCCATCGAGAAGAAGATCGCCAAGGCCAAGGGCCCGGAGAGGCTCTACGAGTTCACCATGGCGTTCCACCGGGCGATCATCGACGCCGCGCATTCGCCGCGGCTGCGCGCGATCCTGCGCCAGATGACCGACCTCGTGCCGGGCAACTTCTTCGAACTGGTGCCCGGCACCGACGTGGTCACCAAGGAAGGCACGGCCGCGATCGTGGCCGCGATCCGGAACAACGACGCGGACGAGGCGAACCGCGCGTACGCCACGATGCTGCGCCGCCAGGGCGAGCAGGTTGTGCAACTGTTCCGCAGCCGCGGCATTTTCGACGGCGAAACCGAGGACGCCGACGGCCTTCCCGGCTGA
- a CDS encoding enoyl-CoA hydratase-related protein translates to MSTRTEGSADGLVRLTVEDGVGHLVLDDPARRNALSKRMSDDLAQAVDAALGLGARALVLSARPPVFCAGGSLDGLLERSTPLAEAYAGMTRLWEAPVPTIAAVGGPTVGAGVSLPLVCDVVVTTPAARFAPRFLDLAIHPGGGHLWHLARRVGPQGAAAMVLCGDALDGEEAVRHGLAWRCVPEADLLPTASRLARRAADRSGPLVRRTKQSLRQGVALSDVSAAAAVELAAQEWSVGRPEFTEAVRRVRAVVAEQRA, encoded by the coding sequence ATGAGCACGCGGACGGAAGGGTCGGCGGATGGCCTGGTCAGGCTGACGGTGGAGGACGGTGTCGGCCACCTTGTGCTCGACGATCCGGCCCGGCGCAACGCCCTCTCGAAGCGCATGAGCGATGATCTGGCGCAGGCCGTCGACGCGGCGTTGGGGCTGGGGGCGCGTGCCCTGGTGCTCAGCGCCCGGCCGCCGGTGTTCTGCGCGGGAGGCTCGCTGGACGGGCTGCTGGAACGCAGCACCCCGTTGGCCGAGGCGTACGCGGGCATGACACGCCTGTGGGAGGCGCCGGTGCCGACCATCGCCGCCGTCGGGGGTCCGACCGTCGGCGCGGGGGTCAGCCTGCCGCTGGTCTGCGATGTCGTGGTGACCACGCCGGCGGCCCGCTTCGCCCCGCGGTTCCTCGATCTGGCGATCCACCCCGGCGGCGGCCACCTGTGGCACCTCGCCCGCCGTGTCGGTCCGCAGGGCGCCGCGGCGATGGTCCTGTGCGGCGACGCGCTCGACGGCGAGGAGGCCGTGCGCCACGGCCTGGCCTGGCGGTGCGTGCCCGAGGCGGACCTGCTCCCCACGGCGTCGCGGCTGGCCCGGCGCGCGGCCGACCGTTCCGGCCCGCTTGTGCGCCGGACCAAGCAGAGCCTGCGTCAGGGCGTCGCGTTGTCCGACGTCTCCGCGGCGGCGGCCGTCGAACTGGCCGCCCAGGAGTGGTCGGTGGGACGCCCGGAGTTCACCGAGGCGGTGCGGCGCGTGCGCGCCGTCGTGGCCGAACAGCGGGCCTGA
- a CDS encoding GntR family transcriptional regulator — translation MPPTPDGPIVRPSSGEQTARYLRRLIFEGALRPGDRVPQDDVAQALGVSRLPVREALLSLEREGWVTIRPHRGAFIAPLDESVVWDHYALFGLTYGFAARRAALRLTPPVLSRLRELCDRLATNDDPDVVFRLNQEFDRLVRTTADSPRLRTLMRSMTGLIPGNFFALIPGAIAVERSGSIDIVNALARRDGPGAAAAYARMLERQGDLVVGLFAERGLFPDSGTGAPPARAAP, via the coding sequence TTGCCGCCGACCCCCGACGGCCCGATCGTTCGTCCCAGCAGCGGCGAGCAGACCGCGCGATACCTCAGGCGGCTGATCTTCGAGGGCGCCTTGCGCCCGGGGGACCGGGTGCCGCAGGACGACGTCGCCCAAGCGCTCGGCGTGAGCCGTCTGCCCGTACGGGAGGCGCTGCTGTCGCTGGAGCGCGAGGGATGGGTGACGATCCGGCCGCACCGCGGCGCGTTCATCGCGCCGTTGGACGAGTCCGTCGTGTGGGACCACTACGCGCTGTTCGGACTCACCTACGGTTTCGCCGCCCGGCGCGCGGCGCTCCGGCTGACGCCCCCTGTGCTTTCCCGGCTGCGCGAACTGTGTGACCGGTTGGCGACGAACGACGACCCCGACGTGGTCTTCCGGCTCAACCAGGAGTTCGATCGACTCGTGCGGACGACCGCCGACTCGCCGCGGTTGCGCACGCTCATGCGGTCGATGACCGGACTGATTCCGGGCAACTTCTTCGCCCTGATCCCGGGGGCCATCGCCGTCGAGCGGTCCGGGAGCATCGACATCGTGAACGCGCTCGCCCGCCGCGACGGGCCGGGAGCCGCGGCGGCGTACGCCCGCATGCTGGAGCGCCAAGGCGACCTCGTGGTCGGGTTGTTCGCCGAAC